A stretch of the Desulfobacter sp. genome encodes the following:
- a CDS encoding biopolymer transporter ExbD: MLNISAARRTQKKSLELNIAPLIDMVFILLIFFLVTTSFVKETGVDISRPSASTAQAKTRSTILLGVTKESTVHLDQREVDLRAVQSNVERALAENPESAVVIVADKESRTGLVISVMDACKLAGAKTVSIAASLPKGR; this comes from the coding sequence ATGCTCAATATTTCCGCAGCCAGGCGGACCCAGAAAAAGAGTCTTGAACTCAATATTGCTCCTCTCATTGACATGGTCTTTATTCTTCTGATTTTTTTTCTGGTCACCACCTCTTTTGTCAAAGAGACTGGGGTGGATATTTCCCGGCCTTCGGCCAGCACAGCCCAGGCCAAAACCCGGTCCACCATTCTGCTGGGAGTGACCAAGGAAAGCACTGTCCATCTAGACCAGCGAGAGGTCGATCTTAGGGCGGTGCAGTCCAATGTGGAGCGTGCCCTGGCTGAAAATCCGGAATCCGCAGTGGTCATTGTGGCGGACAAGGAGAGCCGAACCGGCCTGGTGATCTCGGTGATGGATGCCTGCAAACTGGCCGGGGCCAAAACGGTTTCCATTGCCGCAAGTCTGCCAAAGGGGCGGTAA
- a CDS encoding TonB family protein has protein sequence MDPKNVFLPEPTPVKWKNMMGWGLAVFLSLGLNLFLFGIMPNLIQGVPQGAEPLEDLHPLEVVRVKPKERLTPKQKNLQPPKPRQEKVKQTPATGLKTLVPAMVKPRLPFELNSRLPEISSPLEMPPLSHVSMTAPMPQGPFLAGDLDLPLTAVAKIPPVYPLRATRMGIEGWVKIQFVVTPKGRVRDVTILEADPKGIFETAVINCASKWRFIPGTVEGEAVAVQARTIIRFQLEK, from the coding sequence ATGGATCCTAAAAATGTTTTCCTTCCTGAGCCAACACCGGTGAAATGGAAAAATATGATGGGATGGGGGCTTGCCGTATTTTTGTCTTTGGGCCTGAATTTGTTTTTATTCGGGATCATGCCCAATCTTATCCAGGGGGTGCCCCAGGGGGCTGAACCCCTTGAAGATCTCCACCCTCTGGAGGTGGTCCGGGTCAAACCCAAAGAGAGGCTGACCCCAAAGCAAAAGAATCTCCAACCGCCCAAACCCCGTCAGGAAAAAGTTAAACAGACCCCAGCAACAGGGCTTAAGACCTTGGTGCCCGCCATGGTCAAACCCCGGCTGCCCTTTGAACTCAACTCCCGGCTTCCTGAAATTTCCAGCCCCCTTGAAATGCCGCCATTGTCCCATGTTTCCATGACAGCCCCCATGCCCCAGGGGCCTTTTTTGGCCGGGGACCTGGACCTTCCCCTGACGGCTGTTGCCAAGATCCCGCCGGTATATCCGCTGCGGGCGACCCGCATGGGGATTGAGGGCTGGGTAAAGATCCAGTTTGTGGTGACCCCCAAGGGACGGGTCAGGGATGTGACCATTCTTGAGGCTGATCCCAAGGGGATATTTGAAACTGCTGTGATCAATTGTGCGTCCAAATGGCGGTTTATTCCCGGTACGGTTGAGGGAGAGGCCGTGGCCGTCCAGGCCCGGACCATCATCCGGTTTCAATTGGAGAAATGA
- a CDS encoding tetratricopeptide repeat protein, protein MMRPRPYSYILFILVLVILAGWAPHGHAKDIFRNLPRGAALCVNRAAALIQARKFSEAAAVIKAFQDRQQGVTRALAAQKGYTHYTLDFYLGNCLMMMDASVAGRLEEAARAYDQAVAKAPDFSEAWLNLAQCRYGLNQMAKAGHAFVRGYDTAREKKAKSLYYGAACFYHANAHQEALDTFYRLIKRHKSEIRLEWTEILVNTLFALDRNPEALPWIQTLAADSREDKQKNWQEVLLYQYLTLGMDKAALDYARNLTGQDPGEPKWWKALAHIHLGKDRLAQGLQSLMIYGFLTPLSPSEIRLTADLYSACNIPLEAARYYEDWLRAGPEKEIQGKPSPEKKEQHQDRSAVILKMANAFFQGGDPRSALDWADKGLALKKDPGLLEFKARLLFHHQEYQAAGDVYEQLARFKDFKGRAFLMMGYAAWNTGQFETAARAFERAALYPDQKKAARASLVQVRKMIAQNQIKGLASTPVGKKSPPTLDKQF, encoded by the coding sequence ATGATGAGGCCACGCCCATATTCTTATATCCTGTTCATCCTGGTTCTGGTCATCCTGGCCGGATGGGCACCCCATGGCCATGCCAAAGACATTTTTCGAAACTTGCCCCGGGGTGCGGCCTTGTGTGTGAACAGGGCAGCAGCCCTTATCCAGGCCCGAAAATTTTCCGAGGCCGCAGCCGTGATCAAGGCCTTTCAGGACCGGCAGCAGGGGGTGACCCGGGCCCTGGCCGCCCAAAAGGGATATACCCATTACACCCTTGATTTTTATTTGGGAAATTGTCTGATGATGATGGATGCTTCCGTGGCCGGCCGACTGGAAGAGGCCGCCCGTGCCTATGATCAGGCCGTTGCCAAGGCCCCTGATTTTTCAGAAGCCTGGCTCAACCTGGCCCAGTGCCGGTATGGGCTGAACCAGATGGCCAAGGCCGGCCATGCCTTTGTTCGGGGCTATGATACGGCCCGGGAAAAAAAGGCCAAATCCCTGTATTATGGGGCGGCCTGTTTTTATCATGCCAATGCCCACCAAGAGGCCCTGGATACATTTTACCGGCTGATCAAGCGCCACAAATCAGAGATCCGGCTTGAGTGGACCGAAATTCTGGTCAACACCCTTTTTGCCCTGGACCGTAACCCGGAGGCCTTGCCGTGGATACAAACCCTTGCCGCAGATTCCCGGGAAGACAAACAAAAAAACTGGCAAGAGGTGCTTTTATATCAATACCTGACCCTGGGTATGGACAAAGCAGCTCTTGATTATGCCCGGAATCTGACCGGTCAGGATCCGGGCGAACCTAAGTGGTGGAAGGCGCTTGCCCATATCCACCTGGGAAAGGATCGGCTGGCGCAAGGCCTTCAGAGCTTGATGATTTATGGATTTCTCACCCCGTTATCCCCCTCTGAAATTCGTCTGACAGCAGATCTGTATTCTGCCTGCAATATCCCTTTGGAGGCGGCCCGGTATTATGAAGACTGGCTTAGAGCAGGGCCTGAAAAAGAAATTCAAGGCAAGCCATCACCTGAAAAAAAAGAACAGCATCAGGACCGGTCCGCTGTCATCTTAAAGATGGCCAATGCCTTTTTTCAAGGGGGAGACCCAAGGTCTGCTCTGGACTGGGCAGACAAGGGACTGGCCTTGAAAAAAGATCCCGGTCTCCTTGAGTTTAAAGCCCGTCTTTTATTTCATCATCAGGAATACCAGGCCGCAGGTGATGTGTATGAACAATTGGCTCGGTTCAAGGACTTCAAGGGGCGGGCTTTTTTGATGATGGGATATGCCGCCTGGAACACCGGGCAGTTTGAGACTGCGGCCCGGGCCTTTGAAAGGGCTGCGCTTTATCCTGATCAGAAAAAGGCTGCCCGGGCCTCTCTTGTCCAGGTGAGAAAAATGATTGCCCAAAACCAGATCAAGGGACTCGCCAGTACGCCTGTCGGCAAAAAGAGCCCCCCAACCCTGGATAAACAGTTTTAA
- a CDS encoding sirohydrochlorin cobaltochelatase — MTDLVKKSDIPLVVTAFGTTENAFSTYEKMDGLFKTRFPRNPLLWAYSSRMVKHAMKQKKNLDLKDPLEIMADLAKQGHEWAVLQSLHLICGHEFDRLVSQGQASGLRVSMGRPLLTSQTDYVKAANALAGSIPAPETGIAAVLVGHGTDHPAWSAYPAFEDVLRQRFGAHVFAGVVEGYPEKEDILARVKAAGFKRICLIPFMLVAGVHFKEDLTCEPDSWQKCFENAGIRVDVVDQGIGGLSGIQDIFCCHMEAALDIIPL, encoded by the coding sequence ATGACAGATTTAGTGAAAAAATCAGATATCCCCCTTGTTGTTACGGCATTCGGTACCACGGAAAATGCCTTTTCCACCTATGAAAAAATGGACGGGCTTTTTAAAACCAGATTTCCCCGGAACCCGTTACTCTGGGCCTATTCTTCAAGAATGGTCAAGCATGCCATGAAACAGAAAAAAAATCTGGACCTTAAAGATCCTCTGGAAATCATGGCTGATCTTGCTAAGCAGGGCCATGAATGGGCGGTGCTCCAGTCCCTGCATTTGATCTGCGGCCACGAGTTTGACCGTTTGGTCTCCCAGGGCCAGGCCAGCGGCCTGAGGGTCTCCATGGGGCGTCCCCTTCTGACCTCTCAAACAGATTATGTCAAGGCTGCAAATGCCTTGGCAGGATCGATTCCGGCACCTGAGACCGGCATTGCCGCCGTATTGGTGGGCCATGGCACGGATCATCCTGCCTGGAGTGCTTATCCAGCCTTTGAAGATGTACTCAGACAAAGATTTGGTGCCCATGTTTTTGCCGGGGTGGTGGAAGGGTATCCTGAAAAAGAAGATATTCTTGCCCGGGTCAAGGCCGCAGGATTTAAACGGATCTGCCTGATCCCATTTATGCTGGTGGCCGGGGTCCATTTTAAGGAAGATCTCACCTGTGAACCAGATTCCTGGCAAAAATGTTTTGAAAATGCCGGGATCCGTGTGGATGTGGTGGATCAGGGAATTGGAGGGCTGTCGGGAATTCAGGATATTTTTTGCTGCCACATGGAAGCGGCCCTGGATATTATTCCCCTGTGA
- a CDS encoding LysR family transcriptional regulator — protein sequence MTTPFLIRSKVWIEDDSGKVIFGLGRFRIFSAIDRCGSINAAAKELKMGYRAVWGKIKATEEGLGRPLLVRNTGGAAGGGSTLTPLARKLLIEFQNVHSHVICESDQFFASVFEKKIEPDL from the coding sequence ATGACAACCCCATTTTTAATACGGTCCAAGGTGTGGATAGAAGACGACTCGGGCAAGGTGATTTTCGGCCTGGGCCGGTTCAGGATTTTTTCGGCCATTGACCGGTGCGGATCCATTAATGCCGCGGCAAAGGAACTTAAAATGGGGTATCGGGCGGTCTGGGGAAAGATCAAAGCCACAGAAGAGGGCCTGGGCCGTCCCTTGCTCGTGAGAAATACCGGCGGCGCTGCCGGCGGCGGATCCACCCTGACCCCCTTGGCCAGAAAACTATTAATCGAGTTTCAAAATGTCCATTCCCATGTGATCTGCGAATCAGATCAGTTTTTTGCCTCTGTGTTTGAGAAAAAAATAGAACCAGACCTTTAA
- a CDS encoding DUF342 domain-containing protein, whose amino-acid sequence MTSHIKLFIFPPVMNPDAKSVHADAQKTADTGARIFQAPGKKGAHALTNADKGLITLAVKCRLIPADQKNALIDTFEQKRRTRPDFTAEQLFKETQPLSDEDIEFLFAVRHHLEMKMLDKKFGELGVANRFVQAKSVKKALDIQSTIFKESNQSKLIGDILLENQEISKADKAAILLTQDRIKEDLLSEAMNDIAVSKMDKISLNMRFGAIAIKKQFISIDQLNQALRVQEKKAEETRAKPYLGLVLKELFGLEEQKLSRILQIQKEMEKKRLSLEQALDRYNSETSINKRIAQRFEYRFSKNKLAAYLIQVKPGYEDLLLPDLKNWLYSIGIIWGICPDKEIKAFIDQNRLGNEIKIARGRAPEKGKDGRMEFYFDTQFIASGAEQEADLLPMVKKGDALAKQIPPQNGIPGKDVSGFSLTPAPSAPAFLNCGQARGSFHGRR is encoded by the coding sequence TTGACATCCCATATAAAATTGTTTATTTTTCCCCCTGTTATGAACCCTGATGCCAAGTCCGTTCATGCGGACGCCCAAAAAACAGCCGACACCGGGGCCAGGATATTTCAAGCCCCCGGTAAAAAGGGTGCCCATGCGCTCACGAATGCGGATAAGGGTCTGATCACCCTGGCCGTCAAATGCCGGCTGATCCCAGCTGACCAGAAAAATGCCCTCATAGACACCTTTGAGCAAAAACGCAGGACAAGGCCCGATTTTACGGCAGAACAGCTGTTCAAGGAGACCCAGCCTCTTTCAGATGAGGACATTGAATTTCTCTTTGCCGTCCGCCACCACCTGGAAATGAAAATGCTGGATAAAAAATTCGGGGAACTTGGGGTGGCCAACCGATTTGTCCAGGCCAAAAGCGTTAAAAAAGCGTTGGATATCCAGAGCACCATTTTCAAAGAATCCAACCAGAGTAAGCTCATCGGAGATATTCTCCTGGAAAACCAGGAGATTTCCAAGGCAGACAAGGCCGCCATCCTGTTGACCCAGGACCGGATCAAAGAGGACCTATTGTCAGAGGCCATGAACGACATTGCCGTTTCAAAGATGGATAAAATCTCTTTGAACATGAGGTTCGGCGCCATTGCCATTAAAAAACAATTCATCTCCATTGACCAGCTCAACCAGGCCCTAAGGGTCCAGGAAAAAAAGGCAGAAGAGACCCGGGCCAAGCCCTATCTGGGACTTGTCCTCAAAGAGCTGTTCGGCCTTGAAGAACAAAAACTCAGCCGAATCCTGCAAATCCAGAAAGAAATGGAAAAAAAAAGACTCTCCCTGGAACAGGCCCTGGACAGATACAACTCTGAAACCAGCATTAACAAACGCATTGCCCAGCGCTTTGAATATCGGTTTTCAAAAAACAAGCTGGCCGCCTATTTGATCCAGGTTAAACCGGGCTATGAAGACCTCCTTCTGCCGGACCTTAAAAATTGGCTTTATTCCATCGGCATTATCTGGGGCATCTGCCCGGATAAAGAGATCAAGGCCTTTATTGACCAGAACCGGTTGGGCAATGAAATTAAAATTGCCAGAGGCCGTGCCCCTGAAAAGGGAAAAGACGGGAGAATGGAATTCTACTTTGACACCCAGTTTATTGCCTCGGGCGCAGAACAGGAGGCAGACCTTCTGCCCATGGTGAAAAAAGGGGATGCCCTGGCCAAGCAGATTCCGCCCCAAAACGGGATTCCAGGCAAAGATGTCAGTGGATTTTCACTGACCCCCGCCCCGTCGGCCCCGGCCTTTCTCAACTGCGGTCAGGCACGAGGATCTTTTCATGGCCGCAGATGA
- a CDS encoding NUDIX hydrolase codes for MNIPFCSQCGSRMSERIPDDDDHVRAVCSQCSHVHYENPKMVVGTIPVFRDKILMCCRNIEPRKGKWTLPAGYLENQESVQDGAVRETLEETRARVRLVGPYRMFNILFVDQIYFMFIAELLSLDFGPTKESLEVCLLSEEQMPWDDIAFEVIGQTLKDFFDDRKAQAGNSLKEATYGFKVKDLVFKPRPGTPSL; via the coding sequence ATGAATATACCGTTTTGCAGCCAATGCGGAAGTCGAATGTCAGAGCGGATTCCGGATGATGATGACCATGTCAGGGCCGTGTGCAGTCAATGCAGCCATGTCCATTATGAAAATCCTAAAATGGTGGTGGGCACCATTCCCGTGTTCAGGGACAAAATTTTGATGTGCTGTCGGAATATTGAGCCCAGAAAAGGAAAGTGGACCCTGCCTGCCGGGTATCTTGAAAACCAGGAATCGGTTCAGGACGGGGCCGTGAGGGAAACCTTGGAAGAGACCCGGGCCAGGGTCCGTCTTGTTGGTCCTTATCGGATGTTTAACATCCTTTTTGTCGACCAGATTTATTTTATGTTTATTGCAGAACTCTTGTCTTTGGATTTTGGCCCCACAAAAGAGAGCCTGGAAGTTTGTCTGTTGTCAGAAGAACAGATGCCCTGGGATGATATTGCCTTTGAGGTGATCGGACAGACCCTGAAAGATTTTTTTGATGACCGGAAAGCACAGGCCGGCAATTCTTTGAAGGAAGCAACCTATGGGTTTAAGGTAAAGGATCTGGTTTTTAAACCCAGACCCGGAACCCCTTCCCTTTAA
- a CDS encoding HD domain-containing protein translates to MSDYFPIRPSQVQFLKTIPFYHQSKDGEYLLYKQTGDLLDHERASQTRHPQLFIEEKDKAKALNLLTRTLNMDLAKQVAEGGLVQIKTALSNIVREILEPGQEAAMTALPETLDILLENMSQDHTTMDYLGKITTTSKIIVEHTVNVLALTLQYCFFLDLSEKDTQTLGLCALLHDVGTSTLDREIIESKERLTQSQFKTYQTHAQAGHDMILLNAGFDLAVANTALEHHERLDKSGYPNATDISCRQSQIIGFIDSYESLTYRSKAFRKARTPFDTLNLIKKEVKEGKFSLKLFKEFTSCLIR, encoded by the coding sequence GTGTCAGACTACTTTCCCATCAGACCCTCCCAGGTCCAGTTTTTAAAAACCATCCCCTTTTACCATCAATCCAAGGATGGAGAATATCTTTTATACAAACAGACAGGCGACCTTTTAGATCATGAGCGGGCAAGCCAGACCCGCCACCCCCAATTGTTTATTGAAGAAAAAGACAAGGCAAAGGCCTTGAACCTGCTGACCCGGACCCTGAATATGGACCTTGCCAAACAGGTGGCCGAAGGTGGCCTGGTCCAGATCAAGACCGCACTTTCCAATATTGTCAGGGAAATCCTGGAACCGGGCCAGGAAGCCGCCATGACAGCCCTTCCGGAAACCCTGGACATCCTCCTTGAAAATATGAGCCAGGACCACACCACAATGGATTATCTGGGCAAAATAACCACCACCTCAAAAATCATTGTGGAGCATACGGTAAATGTCCTGGCCCTGACCCTCCAATACTGCTTTTTTCTGGACCTTTCAGAAAAAGATACCCAGACCTTAGGGCTGTGCGCCCTGCTCCATGATGTGGGCACCTCAACTTTGGACAGAGAAATCATCGAATCCAAGGAGCGTCTGACCCAGAGCCAGTTTAAAACCTATCAGACCCACGCCCAGGCAGGGCATGACATGATCCTTTTAAACGCGGGATTTGATCTGGCTGTGGCCAATACGGCCCTGGAACACCATGAACGCCTTGACAAAAGCGGGTATCCCAATGCAACGGATATTTCCTGCCGGCAAAGCCAGATCATTGGCTTTATTGATTCCTACGAATCGTTGACCTATAGGAGCAAAGCTTTTCGCAAGGCCAGAACCCCCTTTGACACACTCAATCTGATTAAAAAAGAAGTCAAGGAAGGCAAATTTTCCCTTAAACTCTTCAAGGAATTTACCTCCTGCCTTATCCGATAG
- a CDS encoding methylenetetrahydrofolate reductase: MSFFTSDPKNFKITLEVVPPQGSNSQAVMEKILTVADLGFDGFSVATNPVARPRMSAMAFAHLLQRQTGKPAILHFTVRDHNRLGLQAELWGAKALGLDTIIAVTGDPSLPGPEHPTTSVNDLNVFQLITMAKKSGLNTGAVLDFRPEVDGLDHEIKRMKKKAAAGCEFMVTQPVYDHDTAIKIQRGLAHINIPVIMGILPLISVKHALFLDSKVDGIAVPPSLIQKMKKNSTPIDTGIHNAREMLGLARELFSGACVMPPFDRFDILNQIL; this comes from the coding sequence ATGTCATTTTTCACATCCGATCCGAAAAACTTTAAAATTACATTGGAGGTGGTACCTCCCCAGGGCAGCAATTCCCAGGCGGTGATGGAAAAAATCCTGACCGTTGCAGATCTTGGGTTTGACGGGTTCAGTGTGGCCACCAACCCGGTGGCAAGACCCAGGATGTCTGCCATGGCCTTTGCCCACCTGCTTCAAAGGCAGACCGGAAAACCTGCCATCCTCCATTTTACGGTCAGGGACCACAACCGCTTGGGTCTTCAGGCAGAACTCTGGGGTGCAAAAGCCCTGGGTCTGGACACCATTATCGCGGTGACCGGGGATCCTTCGCTCCCGGGTCCTGAACATCCCACCACCTCGGTGAACGATCTGAATGTTTTTCAACTCATCACCATGGCAAAAAAATCCGGCCTGAACACAGGGGCTGTCCTGGACTTTCGTCCAGAGGTTGACGGCCTTGATCATGAAATCAAACGGATGAAAAAAAAGGCGGCAGCCGGGTGTGAATTCATGGTGACCCAGCCCGTGTATGACCATGACACGGCCATAAAAATCCAAAGGGGGCTGGCCCATATCAATATCCCGGTAATCATGGGGATTCTTCCCTTGATCTCGGTAAAGCATGCCCTGTTCCTGGATTCAAAGGTGGATGGGATTGCGGTTCCCCCTTCCCTGATTCAAAAAATGAAAAAAAATTCAACTCCCATAGACACAGGCATCCACAATGCCCGAGAGATGCTGGGCCTGGCCCGGGAACTCTTTAGCGGCGCCTGCGTCATGCCCCCCTTTGACCGGTTTGACATTCTAAACCAGATCCTTTAG
- a CDS encoding IS630 family transposase, with amino-acid sequence MTGYRERSDSKRKAYLRLRERYVRRCKTFVYVDESGFSPYTTRRYGYALKGQRVHGLIAGTKHPRTSLIAARIEYSFEEPFLFQGTCNADIFNAWIEHQLSPHLNDNHVVVMDNASFHKGEETKYLIERTGAALLFLPPYSPDLNPIEHDFAALKTIREYNENETIDEIIRMYK; translated from the coding sequence ATGACGGGATACAGGGAGCGAAGCGACAGCAAAAGAAAGGCATATCTTCGTCTTCGTGAACGTTATGTACGTCGTTGCAAAACGTTTGTTTATGTTGATGAAAGCGGCTTTTCGCCTTATACAACCCGTCGCTATGGATATGCTCTCAAAGGGCAGCGTGTTCATGGTTTGATTGCAGGAACAAAGCACCCTCGAACGTCTTTGATTGCTGCCCGCATCGAATATAGTTTTGAAGAACCATTTTTGTTTCAGGGAACATGCAATGCGGATATCTTTAATGCTTGGATCGAACACCAGTTGAGTCCACATCTGAACGATAATCATGTCGTTGTGATGGATAACGCATCCTTCCACAAGGGCGAAGAAACCAAATATTTGATAGAAAGAACTGGTGCAGCTCTTTTGTTTTTGCCCCCGTATTCACCGGATCTCAATCCGATTGAACACGATTTTGCGGCCCTAAAAACCATCCGTGAATACAATGAAAACGAAACGATTGATGAAATTATCAGGATGTATAAATAA